Proteins encoded by one window of Kineococcus endophyticus:
- a CDS encoding amidohydrolase → MTAAQLVVVADTVHTLDPARPRAQAVAIADGTVTAVGDRADVAGWRTKDTEVVDLGAATVTPGLVDGHVHPVMGLVLTAGIDLSGVRTRGELVEALRAGVADAGTDVRGGAWVLGWGLDPNAFEGAPITHEPLVTALGPDALVHITLFDAHSALVSPRALELAGITGPRGFRSGASVVVADGHPTGHLLELEAVDLVGDLLPSEAPAERRRRFRHLLQSMAAVGLVGANAMDFEGDSADLVRAVAQEDAGLPIRLRFAPFVMPQHGRDHLDHVVDLQRSAGRRWAVDGAKFMVDGTIDGGTAWLEEADTHGESTAPFWPDPAEYTAAVGHLTAHGVPTVTHAIGDAGIRHVLRTVAGLSAGSGPRVPHRIEHIETLPDDLVEQFARLDVTASMQPTHCTHFTKADHSDNWSRRLGKVRADRAFRTRDLRDAGARLALGSDWPVAPFDPRAVMADARLRRTAGRAQEEPVLPGQALTALMALEGYTTHAAAAAGLSGRAGTVRAGARADLAAFGLDPLTADPDEFAQSPVHLTVVDGSVVHRA, encoded by the coding sequence GTGACCGCCGCGCAGCTCGTCGTCGTCGCGGACACCGTCCACACGCTGGACCCGGCGCGCCCGCGCGCCCAGGCCGTCGCCATCGCCGACGGGACCGTCACGGCCGTCGGGGACCGGGCCGACGTCGCCGGCTGGCGGACGAAGGACACCGAGGTCGTCGACCTCGGCGCCGCCACCGTGACCCCGGGCCTCGTCGACGGGCACGTGCACCCGGTCATGGGCCTCGTGCTCACCGCCGGCATCGACCTGTCCGGCGTGCGCACGCGCGGTGAGCTCGTCGAGGCGCTGCGCGCGGGCGTCGCCGACGCCGGGACCGACGTGCGGGGCGGCGCCTGGGTCCTTGGCTGGGGGCTGGACCCCAACGCGTTCGAGGGCGCCCCCATCACGCACGAACCCCTCGTGACGGCCCTCGGCCCGGACGCCCTCGTGCACATCACCCTGTTCGACGCGCACTCGGCGCTCGTCTCGCCCCGCGCGCTGGAACTCGCGGGCATCACCGGCCCCCGGGGTTTCCGGTCCGGTGCGTCCGTCGTCGTCGCCGACGGACACCCGACGGGCCACCTGCTGGAACTGGAGGCCGTCGACCTCGTCGGGGACCTGCTCCCGTCCGAGGCGCCGGCCGAGCGCCGCCGCCGGTTCCGCCACCTGCTGCAGTCGATGGCCGCCGTGGGTCTGGTCGGGGCGAACGCGATGGACTTCGAGGGCGACTCCGCAGACCTCGTGCGGGCGGTGGCGCAGGAGGACGCGGGGTTGCCGATCCGACTGCGCTTCGCGCCGTTCGTCATGCCGCAGCACGGCCGGGACCACCTCGACCACGTCGTGGACCTGCAGCGCAGCGCCGGACGCCGGTGGGCCGTGGACGGTGCCAAGTTCATGGTCGACGGGACCATCGACGGGGGCACGGCGTGGCTGGAGGAGGCCGACACGCACGGCGAGTCCACCGCCCCCTTCTGGCCCGACCCCGCCGAGTACACCGCGGCCGTCGGGCACCTCACCGCCCACGGGGTGCCGACGGTGACCCACGCGATCGGGGACGCGGGGATCCGCCACGTCCTGCGGACCGTCGCGGGTCTCAGCGCGGGGAGCGGACCCCGTGTGCCACACAGGATCGAGCACATCGAGACGCTGCCGGACGACCTCGTCGAGCAGTTCGCCCGCCTCGACGTGACGGCCAGCATGCAGCCCACCCACTGCACGCACTTCACGAAGGCCGACCACAGCGACAACTGGTCCCGGCGCCTGGGGAAGGTGCGCGCCGACCGCGCGTTCCGCACGCGCGACCTGCGCGACGCCGGCGCCCGGCTGGCCCTGGGGTCGGACTGGCCCGTCGCCCCGTTCGACCCGCGGGCGGTCATGGCCGACGCCCGCCTGCGCCGCACGGCCGGCCGGGCGCAGGAGGAACCGGTCCTGCCCGGGCAGGCCCTCACCGCGCTCATGGCGCTGGAGGGGTACACCACGCACGCGGCCGCCGCCGCGGGGCTGAGCGGCCGGGCGGGTACGGTGCGGGCGGGTGCGCGGGCCGACCTCGCCGCCTTCGGCCTGGACCCGCTGACGGCCGACCCCGACGAGTTCGCGCAGTCCCCCGTCCACCTCACCGTGGTCGACGGTTCCGTCGTCCACCGCGCCTGA
- a CDS encoding APC family permease: MDPVISTASSAHPAAPPGPTGTDQLKGSLGATGITAMVVAAAAPLTVLTGIAPLAIAIGGIGAPAGYLTAMVVLAIFAVGFTTMTRLTGGAGAFYSYVTLGLGRSFGAAAGLVAIMSYNALQVGVYGLLGLQFQATVARLTGLVLPWWLYAFAAIAVVWALGRRGIDIGAKLLGVLLAAETAILAVLAVSIVAEGGANGLHLTSFSAPALTDPGLVGILGFCFAAFAGFESTALYRREARDPERSIPRATYGAVAFLGLFYAFVVWAVIQGLGDADARAAAGANPVALFTSVMDRYAGAWATDVMAVLVLTSVLAAQIAFHNAINRYSFTLAKDGLMPAALGHAHPRYASPARAGAAQSVLAGVVVAIAALIHADPYRQLVIFVNTPGAIGVMLLQTLTSIAVVVYLRRRPDVSALVKWVSVLASVLLAVATGLLVRYVGLLTGAPTSTNVVLVAIVPAALLLGIVLAQLLRTRRPDLYTRIGGES; encoded by the coding sequence ATGGACCCTGTGATCAGCACCGCGTCGTCAGCTCACCCCGCCGCTCCCCCCGGCCCCACCGGCACCGACCAGCTCAAGGGCTCCCTCGGGGCCACCGGCATCACCGCCATGGTGGTCGCCGCCGCCGCACCCCTCACGGTGCTGACGGGCATCGCCCCCCTGGCCATCGCGATCGGCGGCATCGGCGCCCCGGCCGGCTACCTCACCGCCATGGTCGTCCTGGCGATCTTCGCCGTCGGCTTCACGACGATGACCCGCCTCACCGGCGGTGCGGGTGCGTTCTACTCCTACGTGACGTTGGGCCTGGGCCGGAGCTTCGGCGCCGCAGCAGGTCTCGTCGCGATCATGTCGTACAACGCCCTGCAGGTCGGGGTCTACGGCCTGCTCGGCCTGCAGTTCCAGGCCACCGTCGCCCGCCTCACCGGTCTCGTGCTGCCGTGGTGGCTGTACGCCTTCGCCGCCATCGCCGTGGTCTGGGCGCTGGGCCGGCGCGGCATCGACATCGGCGCGAAGCTGCTCGGCGTGCTGCTCGCGGCCGAGACCGCGATCCTGGCGGTCCTCGCCGTGAGCATCGTGGCCGAGGGCGGCGCGAACGGGCTGCACCTGACGTCCTTCAGCGCCCCCGCGCTGACCGACCCGGGCCTCGTCGGCATCCTCGGGTTCTGCTTCGCGGCCTTCGCCGGGTTCGAGTCCACCGCGCTGTACCGCCGCGAGGCGAGGGACCCGGAGCGGTCGATCCCCCGTGCGACGTACGGTGCCGTCGCGTTCCTCGGCCTCTTCTACGCCTTCGTCGTGTGGGCCGTGATCCAGGGCCTGGGCGATGCCGACGCGCGCGCCGCCGCGGGGGCGAACCCCGTCGCGCTCTTCACGTCGGTGATGGACCGGTACGCCGGCGCGTGGGCCACCGACGTCATGGCCGTCCTCGTCCTCACCAGCGTCCTCGCGGCCCAGATCGCGTTCCACAACGCCATCAACCGGTACTCCTTCACCCTGGCCAAGGACGGCCTGATGCCCGCCGCGCTCGGCCACGCCCACCCGCGCTACGCGTCGCCGGCCCGCGCCGGCGCGGCGCAGAGCGTCCTCGCCGGCGTCGTCGTGGCGATCGCCGCACTCATCCACGCCGACCCGTACCGCCAGCTCGTCATCTTCGTGAACACGCCGGGCGCCATCGGGGTCATGCTCCTGCAGACCCTCACGAGCATCGCAGTCGTGGTGTACCTGCGCCGCCGGCCCGACGTCAGCGCCCTCGTGAAGTGGGTCTCGGTGCTGGCCTCCGTCCTGCTGGCCGTGGCCACCGGACTCCTCGTGCGCTACGTCGGTCTGCTGACCGGCGCACCCACCTCGACGAACGTGGTCCTGGTCGCGATCGTCCCCGCCGCCCTCCTGCTGGGCATCGTCCTGGCGCAGCTGCTGCGCACCCGGCGTCCCGACCTCTACACCCGCATCGGCGGCGAGTCGTGA
- a CDS encoding L-idonate 5-dehydrogenase, producing the protein MRAVIAYGKGDVRVEEHELPHPGPGQVAVRIAFGGICGSDLHYVHRGGVGDYSIREPLTLGHEVSGTVAALGEGVDGPPVGTPVTVHPATPCGECAQCRAGRPNTCPATRYLGSAAHLPHVQGGFADVVVVRAAQLVELPAGLALDRAALAEPLAVALHAVSRAGDLRGRRVLVTGAGPIGVLVAAAARHAGATEVVVSDLVGEALEVARRCGATSTVHAGDLDGTEPLDVDVAIEASGAPPALGTCARHVVRGGVVVQVGLLPPGDVPAPGNLLVTKEVDLRGAFRFTDEIRTAVDLLAGDLPVDAVLTHRVPVDEAVPAFDLAGDRRVASKVLLDFTGGAVG; encoded by the coding sequence GTGCGTGCTGTGATCGCCTACGGCAAGGGAGACGTCCGGGTCGAGGAGCACGAGCTCCCCCACCCCGGGCCGGGGCAGGTCGCCGTGCGGATCGCGTTCGGCGGGATCTGCGGGTCCGACCTGCACTACGTCCACCGCGGTGGCGTCGGCGACTACTCGATCCGCGAACCCCTGACGCTCGGGCACGAGGTGTCCGGCACGGTCGCCGCACTCGGCGAGGGGGTCGACGGCCCACCCGTCGGAACCCCCGTCACCGTCCACCCCGCGACGCCGTGCGGGGAGTGCGCGCAGTGCCGGGCCGGCCGGCCCAACACCTGCCCTGCCACCCGCTACCTCGGCAGCGCCGCGCACCTCCCCCACGTCCAGGGCGGTTTCGCCGACGTCGTCGTCGTGCGGGCGGCCCAGCTCGTGGAACTGCCGGCCGGGTTGGCCCTGGACCGGGCGGCGCTGGCCGAACCCCTCGCGGTGGCGCTGCACGCCGTCTCCCGCGCCGGGGACCTGCGGGGTCGCCGCGTGCTCGTCACCGGCGCCGGTCCGATCGGCGTCCTGGTCGCCGCGGCGGCCCGGCACGCGGGCGCGACGGAGGTCGTCGTCAGCGACCTCGTCGGTGAGGCGCTGGAGGTGGCCCGGCGCTGCGGAGCGACGTCGACGGTGCACGCCGGCGACCTCGACGGCACCGAACCGCTCGACGTCGACGTGGCGATCGAGGCGTCCGGCGCCCCGCCGGCGCTCGGCACCTGCGCTCGCCACGTCGTCCGCGGCGGGGTGGTGGTGCAGGTCGGGCTGCTCCCGCCGGGCGACGTGCCCGCCCCCGGGAACCTCCTGGTCACCAAGGAGGTCGACCTGCGCGGCGCGTTCCGCTTCACCGACGAGATCCGCACCGCCGTCGACCTGCTCGCCGGCGACCTCCCCGTGGACGCCGTGCTCACCCACCGGGTCCCCGTGGACGAAGCGGTCCCGGCGTTCGACCTCGCGGGCGACCGGCGCGTGGCCAGCAAGGTCCTGCTCGACTTCACCGGCGGTGCCGTCGGCTGA
- a CDS encoding SDR family oxidoreductase encodes MIHPLFDVSGSRALVTGSSRGIGHALATGLLEAGCTVVLNGRDPDRLEQARAGLAERFGDAVHAVAFDGTDADSVREGVARTEAEVGPLDVLVNNTGAQHRAPFLDFPDEAWHRLLATNLTSAFLVGRAVGRAMASRGRGKIVNVASLQSEVTRPGITPYAATKGGLKMLTKGMCADLAPHGLCVNAIGPGYFDTELTSALVADEEFSAWVRGRTPAGRWGNVEDLVGTLLFLVSPASDFVNGQVVYVDGGMTCVL; translated from the coding sequence GTGATCCACCCCCTGTTCGACGTCAGTGGCTCACGGGCCCTGGTGACCGGGTCCAGCCGCGGCATCGGCCACGCCCTGGCCACCGGCCTGCTGGAGGCGGGCTGCACCGTCGTCCTCAACGGCCGCGACCCCGACCGGCTCGAGCAGGCCCGCGCGGGGCTGGCCGAACGGTTCGGGGACGCCGTGCACGCGGTCGCCTTCGACGGGACGGACGCGGACTCGGTGCGCGAGGGCGTGGCGCGCACCGAGGCCGAGGTCGGCCCGCTCGACGTCCTCGTCAACAACACCGGCGCGCAGCACCGCGCGCCGTTCCTGGACTTCCCCGACGAGGCGTGGCACCGGCTGCTGGCCACGAACCTCACGAGCGCCTTCCTCGTGGGTCGCGCGGTGGGCCGGGCCATGGCCTCCCGCGGGCGCGGGAAGATCGTCAACGTCGCCTCGTTGCAGAGCGAGGTGACACGTCCCGGCATCACCCCCTACGCCGCCACCAAGGGCGGGCTGAAGATGCTGACGAAGGGCATGTGCGCCGACCTCGCGCCGCACGGCCTGTGCGTCAACGCGATCGGCCCGGGGTACTTCGACACCGAACTCACGTCGGCCCTCGTGGCGGACGAGGAGTTCAGCGCCTGGGTACGGGGCCGCACCCCCGCCGGCCGGTGGGGGAACGTGGAGGACCTCGTCGGCACGCTGCTGTTCCTGGTGAGCCCCGCGTCGGACTTCGTCAACGGGCAGGTCGTCTACGTGGACGGAGGCATGACGTGCGTGCTGTGA
- a CDS encoding HNH endonuclease signature motif containing protein: MTATIQEHAGHPAGSVPPTRSPRFPLDADGFTDLDLDAHLAALRRAADQAHARELLGLADLITQLTTHPHPDQAGELSDRRIQIMGRHHGHPFAAWTPLQAAIELVALHHSRGCGVPIETALTHVWTAHAAGTAERPVWEAVAAGEVTARQARTILAQSRRLAAHTGTVAADADGEVTEGPALLEGEALTQALDRFHTSALAWAREGKVGSALHGRCFRLLERMTPHHERVVRHTRHPGREAVLTDCEDGATAHLSLELPLGLGRRLMTFATACADATTDHTKTHGLHDTRDHATRVNDALVDVLRDGLTRWTPATSDQAHQQPADADHPVTTGRSHRPATSVHVLLRVDATTLFGTDENNGGELPEDAAWVDGLGPVSIDTARELAADPDATWRKVVTAPGTRDVIDVAADVYRPSAALRRFIVARDETCRGPGCVRPAADCDLDHVVPWPEGPTTADNLQALCRTHHRFKTQFVWEHVDDRARRVAALRAAREADDPPPF; this comes from the coding sequence ATGACGGCGACGATTCAGGAGCACGCGGGACACCCCGCAGGTTCCGTGCCGCCGACGCGGTCGCCGCGGTTCCCTCTCGACGCCGACGGCTTCACCGACCTCGACCTCGACGCCCACCTCGCCGCCTTGCGCCGCGCCGCCGACCAAGCCCACGCCCGCGAACTGCTCGGGCTGGCCGACCTCATCACCCAACTCACCACCCACCCCCACCCCGACCAGGCCGGGGAACTGTCCGACCGCCGCATCCAGATCATGGGCCGCCACCACGGCCACCCCTTCGCGGCCTGGACCCCACTGCAGGCGGCGATCGAACTGGTCGCCCTGCACCACTCCCGCGGCTGCGGCGTCCCCATCGAAACCGCCCTCACCCACGTCTGGACCGCTCACGCCGCCGGCACCGCCGAACGCCCCGTCTGGGAAGCCGTCGCCGCCGGTGAGGTCACCGCCCGCCAGGCCCGCACCATCCTGGCCCAGTCCCGCCGCCTGGCCGCCCACACCGGGACCGTCGCCGCAGACGCCGACGGGGAGGTCACCGAAGGGCCCGCGCTGCTGGAGGGGGAGGCTCTCACCCAGGCCCTGGACCGGTTCCACACCAGCGCCCTGGCCTGGGCGCGCGAGGGCAAGGTCGGCTCGGCCCTGCACGGCCGCTGCTTCCGGCTGCTGGAACGGATGACCCCCCACCACGAACGCGTCGTCCGCCACACCCGCCACCCCGGACGCGAGGCGGTGCTGACCGACTGCGAGGACGGCGCCACCGCCCACCTGTCCCTGGAGCTCCCCCTGGGCCTGGGACGGCGGTTGATGACGTTCGCCACCGCCTGCGCCGACGCCACCACCGACCACACCAAGACCCACGGCCTGCACGACACCCGCGACCACGCCACCAGGGTCAACGACGCCCTCGTCGACGTCCTGCGCGACGGCCTCACCCGCTGGACCCCCGCCACCTCCGACCAAGCCCACCAGCAGCCCGCTGACGCGGACCACCCGGTCACGACCGGCCGCAGTCACCGGCCCGCGACCAGCGTCCACGTCCTGCTGCGCGTCGACGCGACCACCCTGTTCGGCACCGACGAGAACAACGGCGGGGAACTCCCCGAGGACGCAGCCTGGGTCGACGGCCTCGGCCCCGTCAGCATCGACACGGCGCGGGAACTGGCCGCCGACCCCGACGCCACCTGGCGCAAGGTCGTCACCGCCCCCGGCACCCGCGACGTCATCGACGTCGCCGCCGACGTCTACCGCCCCTCCGCCGCGCTGCGGCGGTTCATCGTCGCCCGCGACGAGACGTGCCGCGGCCCGGGGTGCGTGCGACCGGCCGCGGACTGCGACCTGGACCACGTCGTCCCCTGGCCAGAAGGACCCACCACCGCCGACAACCTTCAAGCGTTGTGCCGGACCCACCACCGGTTCAAGACGCAGTTCGTGTGGGAACACGTCGACGACCGGGCGCGGCGGGTCGCGGCGCTGCGCGCTGCCCGCGAGGCCGACGACCCGCCACCGTTCTAG
- a CDS encoding putative quinol monooxygenase, translating into MTSGLWLVDLPGGGWVTAGGGALVLFFGLVLLVRESHRPGWGPAHHLAAATRPRDVLVAAGRRPGVAGAPHYARDMILIVVKWPVKPELSDRWPELVREFTDAVRAEPGNLFFDWSRSVEDPNLWTLVEGFRDDEAGKTHVASDHFQKAISEMPDHVAAQPQIIYVEAPDVAGFGPMGEVQPR; encoded by the coding sequence GTGACCAGTGGCTTGTGGCTCGTCGACCTCCCCGGGGGCGGGTGGGTGACGGCCGGGGGAGGGGCTCTCGTCCTGTTCTTCGGGCTCGTCCTCCTCGTGCGGGAGTCCCACCGCCCCGGCTGGGGGCCGGCGCACCACCTCGCCGCCGCCACGCGCCCTCGCGACGTACTTGTGGCCGCCGGTCGCCGCCCTGGCGTGGCGGGCGCGCCGCACTACGCTCGGGACATGATCCTCATCGTGGTGAAGTGGCCCGTGAAGCCCGAGCTGTCCGACCGCTGGCCCGAGCTCGTCCGCGAGTTCACCGACGCCGTCCGCGCCGAGCCGGGGAACCTCTTCTTCGACTGGTCCCGCAGCGTCGAGGACCCCAACCTCTGGACCCTCGTCGAGGGCTTCCGCGACGACGAGGCCGGGAAGACGCACGTCGCGTCCGACCACTTCCAGAAGGCGATCTCGGAGATGCCCGACCACGTCGCCGCCCAGCCGCAGATCATCTACGTCGAGGCCCCGGACGTCGCCGGCTTCGGGCCGATGGGTGAGGTGCAGCCCCGCTGA
- a CDS encoding phosphoenolpyruvate carboxykinase (GTP): MNPQVLSWVQDIARLTEPDAVVWCDGSQEEFDRLTSQMVQAGTLIRLNEDLRPGSFLARSTTTDVARVESRTFIASQEERDAGPTNNWREPTALREELDEAFAGSMRGRTMYVVPFSMGPVGGPISQLGVQVTDSPYAVVSMRIMTHMGAEALAAITPGTAWVPAVHSVGFPLVDDRGVARDDVHWPCNDLKYVAHFPETREIWSYGSGYGGNALLGKKCFALRIASAMAREEGWLAEHMLLIKVTDPQQRQFHLAAAFPSACGKTNLAMLRPTVPGWTVETIGDDIAWMRPDADGRLRAINPEAGFFGVAPGTGWSTNPTAMEMLRENVIFTNVALTDDGDVWWEGMTDEVPEHLVDWRGRDWTPASGTPAAHPNARFTVSASQCPSLADDADDPAGVVVDAVLFGGRRRTNVPLVLQAEDWRAGVFLGASISSEQTAAAEGTVGELRHDPFAMLPFAGYDMADYFGHWLGMGERLAQTPAVFGVNWFRRGDDGRFLWPGFGENSRVVEWICRRVAGSVDAVRTPVGLVPAPGDLDVTGLDVPAEDLAELFAIDPAAWTAELDELETYFARFGDTLPAPISQRLHQLRTDLTAAN; this comes from the coding sequence GTGAACCCCCAGGTCCTGTCCTGGGTGCAGGACATCGCGAGGCTCACGGAGCCGGACGCGGTGGTCTGGTGCGACGGGTCCCAGGAGGAGTTCGACCGGCTCACGTCGCAGATGGTGCAGGCGGGCACCCTCATCCGCCTCAACGAGGACCTGCGACCCGGTTCCTTCCTGGCCCGCTCGACGACGACCGACGTCGCCCGCGTCGAGTCGCGGACCTTCATCGCCTCCCAGGAGGAGCGGGACGCCGGCCCCACGAACAACTGGCGCGAACCCACCGCCCTGCGCGAGGAACTGGACGAGGCCTTCGCGGGCTCGATGCGCGGCCGGACGATGTACGTGGTCCCGTTCTCGATGGGCCCGGTCGGCGGCCCCATCTCCCAGCTCGGCGTGCAGGTCACCGACTCCCCGTACGCGGTGGTCTCGATGCGGATCATGACGCACATGGGAGCCGAGGCGCTGGCCGCGATCACCCCCGGGACGGCGTGGGTCCCCGCGGTGCACTCCGTCGGCTTCCCGCTGGTGGACGACCGCGGTGTCGCCCGGGACGACGTCCACTGGCCGTGCAACGACCTCAAGTACGTCGCCCACTTCCCCGAGACCCGGGAGATCTGGTCCTACGGTTCCGGGTACGGCGGGAACGCGCTGCTGGGCAAGAAGTGCTTCGCGCTGCGCATCGCCTCCGCGATGGCGCGCGAGGAGGGCTGGCTGGCCGAGCACATGCTGCTGATCAAGGTGACCGACCCGCAGCAGCGGCAGTTCCACCTGGCCGCGGCGTTCCCCTCGGCGTGCGGCAAGACGAACCTCGCGATGCTGCGTCCCACCGTCCCGGGCTGGACGGTGGAGACGATCGGGGACGACATCGCCTGGATGCGCCCGGACGCCGACGGTCGGTTGCGGGCCATCAACCCCGAGGCCGGGTTCTTCGGCGTGGCCCCGGGCACGGGCTGGTCGACGAACCCGACCGCCATGGAGATGCTGCGCGAGAACGTCATCTTCACCAACGTGGCCCTGACCGACGACGGGGACGTGTGGTGGGAGGGGATGACCGACGAGGTCCCCGAGCACCTCGTGGACTGGCGCGGTCGCGACTGGACGCCGGCCTCGGGCACGCCGGCCGCGCACCCGAACGCACGGTTCACCGTCTCGGCGTCGCAGTGCCCGTCGCTGGCGGACGACGCCGACGACCCCGCCGGGGTCGTCGTGGACGCCGTCCTGTTCGGCGGCCGCCGCCGCACGAACGTGCCACTGGTGCTGCAGGCCGAGGACTGGCGCGCCGGGGTGTTCCTCGGCGCCTCGATCTCCAGCGAGCAGACCGCCGCGGCCGAGGGGACCGTCGGCGAACTCCGGCACGACCCCTTCGCGATGCTGCCCTTCGCCGGGTACGACATGGCGGACTACTTCGGCCACTGGCTGGGCATGGGCGAGCGGCTCGCGCAGACGCCCGCGGTGTTCGGCGTGAACTGGTTCCGCCGCGGGGACGACGGCCGTTTCCTGTGGCCGGGGTTCGGGGAGAACTCCCGCGTCGTGGAGTGGATCTGCCGGCGCGTGGCCGGATCGGTCGACGCGGTGCGCACGCCCGTCGGACTCGTCCCGGCACCCGGTGACCTCGACGTCACGGGGCTCGACGTCCCCGCCGAGGACCTCGCCGAACTGTTCGCCATCGACCCCGCCGCCTGGACGGCCGAACTCGACGAGCTCGAGACGTACTTCGCCCGCTTCGGGGACACGCTCCCCGCCCCGATCTCGCAGCGGTTGCACCAGCTGCGGACCGACCTGACCGCCGCGAACTGA
- a CDS encoding glyceraldehyde-3-phosphate dehydrogenase, whose amino-acid sequence MSDQTQPADDLGWSLKLGLAEAMVPLIGRLHRDHGVTATVHGRSLVGKSVVDLIKAHRFARRVDDVELSLEGSLELLQVLCRLPLAPAVIDLARLTGVGDEAAVRELLAPLAQQQAPAGRRDVVLYGFGRIGRLLARILVEQGQDPWGLRLRAVVVRRGGANDLVKRASLLRRDSVHGAFAGTITVDEENERIHANGTTIQVIYSDDPATVDYAAHGIHDALVIDNTGRWRDAEGLSQHLRSGGVGRVLLTAPGKGSVKNVVHGLNQDTLSESDRIASAASCTTNAIAPVLKVVNDRFGILRGHVETVHSFTNDQNLIDNFHKGDRRGRSAVLNMVLTETGAAKAVAKALPELEGKLTGNSIRVPTPDVSLAVLHLTLRESVEKADLNEYLRQVSLDSPWQDQIDYTDSPEVVSTDFIGTRKTGVVDALATITAGDTVVLYVWYDNERGYCEQVLRVARTFQGLDRQVFPPVASGLATQTGGSGSYWT is encoded by the coding sequence ATGTCCGACCAGACCCAGCCCGCCGACGACCTCGGCTGGTCCCTCAAGCTCGGCCTGGCCGAGGCGATGGTGCCGCTCATCGGCCGCCTGCACCGCGACCACGGGGTGACGGCGACGGTCCACGGCCGCAGCCTCGTCGGCAAGTCCGTCGTCGACCTCATCAAGGCGCACCGCTTCGCCCGCCGCGTCGACGACGTCGAGCTGAGCCTGGAGGGCAGCCTCGAACTGCTGCAGGTGCTCTGCCGCCTGCCGTTGGCCCCGGCCGTCATCGACCTCGCCCGGCTCACCGGCGTGGGGGACGAGGCCGCGGTCCGGGAACTGCTCGCCCCGCTGGCGCAGCAGCAGGCCCCCGCGGGTCGGCGCGACGTCGTCCTGTACGGGTTCGGCCGGATCGGTCGCCTCCTCGCCCGCATCCTCGTCGAGCAGGGCCAGGACCCGTGGGGTCTGCGGTTGCGTGCCGTCGTCGTCCGCCGCGGCGGGGCCAACGACCTCGTCAAGCGGGCCAGCCTGCTGCGCCGCGACTCCGTCCACGGTGCCTTCGCGGGCACCATCACGGTGGACGAGGAGAACGAGCGCATCCACGCCAACGGCACGACGATCCAGGTCATCTACTCCGACGACCCGGCCACCGTCGACTACGCCGCCCACGGCATCCACGACGCGCTCGTCATCGACAACACCGGCCGCTGGCGCGACGCCGAAGGGTTGTCGCAGCACCTGCGCAGTGGAGGGGTCGGACGCGTGCTGCTCACGGCACCGGGCAAGGGTTCGGTGAAGAACGTCGTCCACGGGCTCAACCAGGACACGCTGTCGGAGTCGGACCGGATCGCCTCGGCGGCGTCGTGCACGACCAACGCGATCGCCCCCGTCCTGAAGGTCGTGAACGACCGCTTCGGGATCCTCCGGGGCCACGTCGAGACGGTGCACTCGTTCACCAACGACCAGAACCTCATCGACAACTTCCACAAGGGCGACCGCCGCGGACGGTCCGCGGTGCTCAACATGGTGCTCACCGAGACGGGCGCGGCGAAGGCCGTGGCGAAGGCCCTCCCCGAGCTCGAGGGCAAGCTCACCGGGAACTCCATCCGAGTACCCACCCCCGACGTGTCCCTCGCCGTGCTGCACCTGACCCTGCGCGAGTCCGTCGAGAAGGCCGACCTCAACGAGTACCTGCGCCAGGTCTCGCTCGACTCCCCGTGGCAGGACCAGATCGACTACACCGACTCCCCGGAGGTCGTCTCGACCGACTTCATCGGGACCCGCAAGACGGGGGTCGTCGACGCACTGGCGACCATCACGGCGGGGGACACCGTCGTCCTGTACGTCTGGTACGACAACGAACGCGGCTACTGCGAGCAGGTCCTGCGGGTGGCCCGGACGTTCCAGGGGCTGGACCGGCAGGTGTTCCCGCCGGTGGCGTCGGGGCTCGCGACTCAGACGGGCGGTTCCGGGTCGTACTGGACGTGA
- a CDS encoding DJ-1/PfpI family protein, with amino-acid sequence MRRIGIVLFDGVEELDAVGPWDVLACWTQQFDEDGWEVTTLSRDGGPVTAAKGLQFTAAHSFADAPAFDVLLHPGGRGTRPQLRDEAHLDWVRTQRRSVPLMTSVCTGALVYAAAGLLAGRPATTHWGSLDLLAELDPTIELRPDDRFVDDGDVVTSAGVSAGIDMALHLVARLSSVDRARQVRRHVQYDPEPPV; translated from the coding sequence GTGCGGCGGATCGGGATCGTGCTCTTCGACGGTGTGGAGGAACTCGACGCCGTCGGGCCGTGGGACGTGCTGGCCTGCTGGACCCAGCAGTTCGACGAGGACGGCTGGGAGGTGACGACACTGTCGCGCGACGGCGGACCCGTCACCGCGGCCAAGGGGCTGCAGTTCACCGCCGCCCACTCCTTCGCCGACGCCCCGGCGTTCGACGTGCTGCTGCACCCCGGCGGTCGCGGCACGCGGCCGCAGCTGCGCGACGAGGCGCACCTGGACTGGGTGCGCACCCAGCGCCGCTCGGTGCCGCTCATGACGAGCGTCTGCACCGGCGCCCTCGTCTACGCCGCCGCGGGTCTCCTCGCGGGCCGGCCGGCGACGACCCACTGGGGTTCGCTCGACCTGCTGGCCGAGCTGGACCCCACGATCGAGCTCCGGCCGGACGACCGCTTCGTCGACGACGGCGACGTCGTCACGTCGGCGGGCGTCTCGGCCGGCATCGACATGGCCCTGCACCTGGTGGCCCGGCTCTCCTCGGTGGACCGGGCCCGCCAGGTGCGTCGTCACGTCCAGTACGACCCGGAACCGCCCGTCTGA